A section of the Patescibacteria group bacterium genome encodes:
- a CDS encoding Gmad2 immunoglobulin-like domain-containing protein, translated as MNKTWKIVIALFILVFIGAMAYYYWTLVPRVTAPEPQLPTGEEINETPVVADLSDMIRVTSPLEDALVGSPLVVTGQARGGWYFEASFPVRLVDGNGNLLGQVAAAAQSDWMTEDFVPFTASIVYDKPETETGTIILMNDNASGLPENDKEISIPVRFNLSATEGWRARGGCVVTGCSGQVCADEDTITTCEFKTEYLCYRNAICERGVDGKCGWKMTEELLQCFANAGAGKE; from the coding sequence ATGAACAAAACATGGAAAATCGTAATCGCATTGTTTATTTTGGTTTTTATCGGAGCCATGGCGTATTATTACTGGACTTTGGTGCCCCGGGTAACCGCGCCCGAGCCACAGCTGCCAACCGGCGAAGAGATTAACGAAACACCGGTGGTGGCTGATTTATCGGACATGATTCGCGTTACGTCGCCGCTTGAAGACGCGCTGGTTGGGAGCCCGCTCGTTGTGACCGGACAGGCGCGCGGTGGCTGGTATTTTGAGGCATCGTTTCCGGTGCGGCTTGTTGACGGAAACGGTAACCTGCTCGGACAAGTGGCGGCCGCGGCGCAAAGCGACTGGATGACCGAGGATTTTGTGCCGTTCACGGCATCCATTGTTTATGACAAGCCAGAGACCGAGACCGGGACAATCATACTTATGAATGATAATGCGTCCGGTTTGCCGGAGAATGACAAGGAGATCAGTATACCGGTGCGTTTTAACCTTTCAGCCACCGAAGGCTGGCGGGCGAGAGGTGGCTGCGTGGTGACCGGATGCAGTGGCCAGGTTTGCGCCGACGAGGATACGATTACGACTTGCGAATTCAAGACCGAATATCTCTGCTACCGCAACGCGATTTGCGAGCGCGGGGTGGACGGAAAATGCGGGTGGAAGATGACCGAAGAATTATTGCAGTGTTTTGCGAATGCCGGCGCGGGCAAGGAATAA
- a CDS encoding CDP-alcohol phosphatidyltransferase family protein: MSNRFFEIKEKLLSSTVRHFPRFITPNLITIMRIFFLPVIIYYILHGRLFVAMIFFIIVFLLDVLDGPLARSRGLVTNFGALADPFIDKIIFITVLLLVTWNSLPHSVIYTILALEIMMMLVAAVLAPVAKKLNFKFKVGANKWGKYKMVLQFAGIVLIMAAPENRIVIEIATVFFCLAIIYSARSLVTHCKSIQQ, translated from the coding sequence ATGTCAAACCGTTTTTTTGAAATAAAAGAAAAACTCCTCTCTTCCACTGTCCGGCATTTTCCGCGTTTTATAACGCCCAACCTGATCACCATAATGCGGATATTTTTTTTGCCGGTAATTATTTATTACATCCTCCATGGCAGGTTATTCGTAGCCATGATTTTTTTCATTATAGTTTTTCTCCTTGACGTACTCGACGGTCCGCTCGCGCGAAGTCGAGGCCTGGTCACCAATTTCGGCGCGCTCGCCGATCCGTTTATTGATAAAATAATCTTCATCACCGTCCTGCTGCTTGTCACCTGGAACTCCCTGCCGCATTCGGTTATCTATACAATACTCGCCCTGGAAATTATGATGATGCTGGTCGCCGCCGTGCTCGCGCCTGTTGCTAAAAAACTTAACTTTAAATTCAAGGTCGGCGCCAACAAGTGGGGAAAATACAAAATGGTACTACAATTCGCCGGCATTGTCCTGATCATGGCCGCGCCGGAAAATCGAATTGTCATTGAAATCGCCACCGTATTTTTCTGCCTGGCGATAATCTATTCCGCCCGCAGCCTGGTCACCCACTGCAAGTCAATACAGCAATAA
- a CDS encoding tryptophan-rich sensory protein: MKIKPNYIIIPLVTFAIGWLGSYFTGMGMDWYDTLKLPAFAPPGWVIGAAWTVIYILSTISLLIAWNKFPHDAGFRMIAVLFIINGFLNAFWCVLWFAWHLMGLAILEMIFLEATVIAIMIMEWPRSRAAAWLMLPYAGWVAFATFLAINVWRLN; this comes from the coding sequence ATGAAAATTAAACCAAATTACATAATTATACCGCTTGTCACGTTCGCCATCGGCTGGCTGGGATCATATTTTACCGGGATGGGAATGGACTGGTACGATACGTTAAAACTTCCGGCGTTCGCTCCGCCGGGCTGGGTCATTGGCGCGGCGTGGACCGTGATTTACATTCTTTCCACCATTTCGCTTTTGATCGCGTGGAATAAGTTTCCACATGACGCGGGATTCAGGATGATAGCCGTACTTTTTATTATCAACGGTTTCTTGAACGCGTTTTGGTGCGTGCTGTGGTTTGCGTGGCATTTGATGGGGCTTGCGATTTTGGAGATGATATTTCTCGAGGCCACGGTCATCGCGATAATGATTATGGAATGGCCGCGCTCGCGCGCTGCGGCATGGCTCATGCTGCCGTACGCCGGCTGGGTGGCGTTCGCCACGTTTCTCGCGATAAACGTTTGGCGGTTGAATTAA
- the rlmN gene encoding 23S rRNA (adenine(2503)-C(2))-methyltransferase RlmN, whose protein sequence is MFYFEQAVEILRGEPKYRLNQMKQAVFIDLIDDWQKATILPAELREKLARVAPLEIDAKMHVSRDQGTVKALVELADGLKIETVLLQHEDERNTVCVSSQVGCPLACLFCATGRMGLRRDLNPGEIVGQVILFSRYLKKSGGRITNLVFMGMGEPFLNYDNVMAAINILRDKDGLNIGVRRFSISTAGVVPGIRRFTAEDTDINLAISLHAAMQEKRVRLMPIAKKYPLDELMAEVAQYAGKTRRKVMFEYLMIDGVNDTDEDARALARLMNNPLYFVNLIRFNPTGNFLASKAERIKAFKEILAQAGVNVTQRWSFGQDIEAACGQLAGKC, encoded by the coding sequence ATGTTTTATTTTGAGCAAGCGGTTGAAATTTTGAGGGGTGAACCCAAGTACAGGCTGAATCAGATGAAGCAGGCGGTTTTTATTGATCTTATTGATGACTGGCAAAAGGCGACAATTTTGCCGGCCGAGCTCCGTGAGAAGCTGGCCCGGGTTGCACCGCTTGAGATTGATGCCAAAATGCACGTTTCCCGCGATCAGGGAACGGTAAAGGCCCTGGTTGAGCTGGCTGACGGACTCAAGATTGAAACCGTGCTTTTACAGCACGAGGACGAACGCAATACGGTCTGCGTTTCTTCACAGGTCGGCTGTCCGCTGGCTTGCCTTTTTTGCGCCACCGGTCGGATGGGCTTAAGGCGCGATCTGAACCCCGGAGAAATTGTCGGCCAGGTGATTTTATTTAGCCGTTATTTAAAAAAATCCGGCGGGCGGATCACGAATCTTGTTTTTATGGGCATGGGCGAGCCCTTTTTAAATTATGACAATGTTATGGCCGCGATAAATATTTTGCGCGACAAAGACGGGCTCAATATCGGCGTGCGGCGGTTCTCAATTTCCACGGCCGGCGTGGTTCCTGGCATCCGGCGCTTCACCGCCGAGGACACGGACATTAATCTCGCGATATCGCTCCACGCCGCAATGCAGGAAAAGCGTGTCCGGCTCATGCCGATTGCCAAAAAATATCCGCTTGACGAGCTCATGGCCGAGGTGGCACAGTACGCCGGGAAGACGCGGCGTAAGGTGATGTTTGAATATCTGATGATTGACGGGGTAAATGACACAGACGAAGACGCGCGCGCTCTGGCGCGGCTCATGAATAATCCATTATATTTTGTCAATTTAATCCGCTTTAATCCGACCGGCAATTTCTTAGCGTCAAAAGCCGAACGCATAAAAGCCTTTAAAGAAATTTTGGCACAGGCCGGGGTGAATGTGACCCAGCGCTGGAGTTTTGGTCAGGATATTGAAGCCGCCTGCGGTCAGCTCGCGGGGAAATGTTAA
- a CDS encoding CDP-2,3-bis-(O-geranylgeranyl)-sn-glycerol synthase, whose product MIIILLQAFYLALPAYLANMAPVIIDKLRLFQFLNKPIDANRLWRDEPILGRGKTWRGLICGALTAVAVAGIQALLYNENLFREITIVDFSGYNFLLFGFLAGSGALLGDLIKSFFKRRLGILSGASWPIADQLDFIAGFLLFTGWLVRPEWPVVVALIILTLILHPLTNLIGYLIRFKKVWW is encoded by the coding sequence ATGATAATAATTCTGCTTCAGGCTTTTTATCTTGCCCTGCCGGCCTATCTTGCCAATATGGCGCCGGTTATTATTGATAAACTCCGCCTTTTTCAGTTCCTAAACAAGCCCATTGATGCCAACCGCCTCTGGCGCGACGAACCGATTTTAGGCCGAGGCAAAACCTGGCGCGGCCTGATCTGCGGCGCTCTAACTGCCGTGGCGGTTGCCGGAATCCAGGCTCTTTTATATAACGAAAATCTGTTCCGGGAAATTACTATTGTTGATTTTTCCGGATATAATTTTCTGCTTTTTGGATTCCTAGCAGGCAGCGGCGCGCTTCTCGGCGACCTGATAAAAAGTTTTTTCAAGCGCCGCCTCGGCATCTTGTCCGGCGCTTCCTGGCCGATTGCCGACCAGCTTGATTTTATCGCCGGGTTCCTGCTCTTCACCGGGTGGCTCGTCCGTCCCGAATGGCCAGTGGTCGTTGCCCTGATTATTCTGACCCTGATTCTCCATCCTCTGACCAATCTTATCGGCTATCTGATCCGATTTAAAAAAGTCTGGTGGTAA
- a CDS encoding diacylglycerol kinase family lipid kinase codes for MKKALVFYNPKAGIVSKNKKRQKLVDALDQAGIQSQTVLVQDYCKKNYPSNAQCDVVIAAGGDGTICLAANYIMKHCPGTPLGIIPMGSGNLFAETMSIPVNFERAIKTIAAAKTKKIDLGLVDGREYFVLSFSIGHMAEVICRTPQCDKQRYGFFAYLKAFIIRRIKIRQFEFEVDGKPFKIFGNNLFIFNGIRFFGFTPAKKSDCQDGELDLFITSNRSFIGWWQAFLYMVLFKKPPHLVSTTSGKEFIIHSTETGDLRAQIDGDRLELGRSAKITIVPSVLDVITP; via the coding sequence ATGAAAAAAGCGCTCGTATTCTACAATCCCAAGGCCGGCATTGTTTCCAAAAATAAAAAACGGCAGAAGCTCGTTGACGCGCTGGACCAGGCCGGCATCCAATCCCAGACTGTTCTGGTGCAGGATTATTGTAAAAAAAATTACCCGTCCAATGCACAATGTGATGTCGTGATTGCCGCCGGCGGCGACGGCACCATTTGCTTAGCCGCAAACTACATCATGAAACATTGTCCCGGAACGCCGCTCGGCATCATTCCCATGGGCTCGGGAAATCTTTTCGCCGAAACCATGTCCATTCCGGTAAATTTCGAACGCGCGATCAAAACCATCGCCGCCGCCAAAACAAAAAAAATTGATCTTGGCCTGGTGGACGGCCGTGAATATTTTGTATTATCATTTTCAATTGGCCACATGGCCGAAGTCATCTGCCGCACCCCGCAGTGTGATAAACAGCGCTACGGATTTTTTGCCTACCTCAAGGCCTTCATCATCCGCCGTATCAAAATTCGCCAGTTTGAATTTGAGGTTGACGGCAAGCCGTTCAAAATATTTGGCAATAATCTTTTTATATTCAACGGCATCCGCTTTTTTGGCTTCACCCCGGCAAAAAAATCCGATTGCCAGGACGGCGAGTTGGATCTTTTCATCACCTCCAACCGCTCGTTCATCGGCTGGTGGCAGGCCTTTTTATACATGGTACTTTTTAAAAAACCGCCGCACCTTGTCTCTACCACTTCAGGAAAAGAGTTTATCATTCACTCCACCGAAACTGGCGATCTTCGCGCCCAGATTGACGGCGACCGGCTGGAGCTCGGCCGAAGCGCCAAGATTACCATCGTGCCATCTGTTCTTGATGTCATAACTCCCTAA
- the dnaG gene encoding DNA primase translates to MSEIEQIKSKLDIVDLIGEYLQLRPAGSGSFKACCPFHHEKTPSFFVSKSKQIWHCFGCGEGGDQFAFVMKMDGVDFPEALRLLAAKAGVTLPEYNREQTGLRQKLIALNDLAAKFYHRVLLESQSAEAARKYIEKRNLPADVVEEFMLGYAPDKWEILLNFLKKKEYSESDINEAGLVSRKERGSGYYDRFRGRVVFPIRNIHGNTVGFTARLLDPEAKEAKYINTPQTKIYNKSEVIYGLDRAKRAIQQEDLAVMVEGNMDAITSHRVGVKNAIASSGTALTAEQVGIIKRYTQNIAFAFDADAAGQTAVKRGIDMALASDMNVSVILISGAKDPDELANRDPELWKKAIKEKVGAMEYYFSVAKKNFDLNSASGKKQASVFLLSEIARIKNRVEQSHWLQQLSKMIDVGEQILRESLPAPARIKEQAAPEPPKPVLAEETKEERVWAKLISILINRPELITAVQADFHPEYIWSESYQQLYKNLILFYNDARSGEGNIYQELEKFIEKSSPDKGGVDFFRKLALAGERDWPDFESADLQKELLKICAYAEALYHTNEKQKLVKQMREAEEKGDKELVEKIMKKYQGLESSD, encoded by the coding sequence ATGAGCGAGATTGAACAAATAAAATCTAAACTGGATATCGTTGATTTGATCGGCGAGTATCTGCAGCTCCGGCCGGCTGGGTCCGGCAGTTTTAAGGCATGCTGCCCGTTTCATCATGAAAAGACGCCGTCTTTTTTTGTATCAAAGTCAAAACAGATTTGGCACTGCTTCGGCTGCGGCGAGGGCGGGGATCAGTTCGCGTTTGTCATGAAAATGGACGGCGTGGATTTTCCCGAGGCATTGCGGTTACTCGCGGCTAAGGCGGGCGTTACTTTGCCGGAGTATAACCGCGAGCAGACCGGCTTGCGGCAGAAGCTTATCGCGCTCAATGATCTCGCGGCCAAGTTTTACCACCGCGTGCTGCTTGAATCACAGTCGGCCGAGGCGGCAAGAAAGTATATTGAAAAAAGAAATCTGCCGGCCGATGTCGTGGAGGAGTTTATGCTCGGCTACGCGCCGGATAAATGGGAGATATTATTGAATTTTTTAAAAAAGAAAGAATACAGCGAGTCGGATATCAACGAGGCCGGGCTCGTGTCGCGCAAAGAGCGCGGCAGCGGGTATTACGATCGGTTCCGCGGCCGGGTGGTGTTTCCGATCCGCAACATCCACGGCAATACCGTGGGATTCACGGCGCGGCTTCTGGACCCCGAAGCCAAGGAGGCAAAATATATCAATACGCCGCAGACAAAGATTTATAATAAGAGCGAAGTAATTTACGGCCTGGACCGAGCAAAGCGCGCCATCCAGCAGGAGGATCTCGCGGTAATGGTTGAGGGCAATATGGATGCGATAACCTCGCACCGCGTCGGCGTAAAGAACGCCATCGCTTCATCCGGCACGGCGCTCACGGCCGAGCAGGTCGGCATCATCAAACGCTATACCCAGAATATCGCGTTCGCGTTTGACGCGGACGCGGCCGGACAGACGGCGGTCAAGCGCGGCATTGACATGGCGCTTGCGAGCGATATGAATGTGAGCGTGATTCTTATTTCCGGCGCAAAGGATCCGGATGAACTCGCGAACCGCGACCCCGAACTCTGGAAAAAAGCAATCAAAGAAAAAGTCGGCGCCATGGAATATTATTTTTCAGTCGCAAAGAAAAATTTTGATCTGAATTCCGCGTCCGGAAAAAAGCAGGCGTCAGTTTTTCTGCTTTCGGAAATCGCCAGGATTAAAAATAGAGTGGAGCAGTCGCATTGGCTGCAGCAGCTTTCAAAAATGATTGACGTGGGCGAACAAATTTTGCGCGAATCCCTGCCCGCTCCGGCGCGCATTAAGGAGCAGGCCGCCCCGGAACCGCCAAAGCCGGTCCTGGCCGAAGAAACCAAAGAAGAGCGTGTCTGGGCGAAACTGATTTCCATACTCATTAACCGGCCCGAACTCATTACCGCGGTCCAGGCCGACTTCCATCCCGAGTATATCTGGTCGGAAAGTTATCAACAGCTGTACAAGAATCTGATTTTGTTTTATAATGATGCGCGTTCGGGTGAAGGCAATATTTATCAAGAATTAGAGAAATTTATTGAAAAGAGTTCACCGGATAAGGGGGGAGTGGATTTTTTTCGGAAGCTGGCGCTGGCCGGCGAGCGTGACTGGCCAGACTTTGAGAGCGCGGATTTGCAAAAAGAGCTTTTGAAAATATGCGCTTACGCTGAAGCTCTTTATCACACGAACGAAAAACAAAAACTTGTCAAACAGATGAGGGAAGCCGAAGAAAAAGGGGATAAGGAACTGGTTGAGAAAATTATGAAAAAATACCAAGGATTGGAAAGCTCAGATTAG
- a CDS encoding sigma-70 family RNA polymerase sigma factor, protein MNAFYKKSKKKNKAGRKPVPNKAKKASKLKAAGSKPKAPLKKGARKAPAKPQLARKTAKAARKITKHAARPPKAQLPSEEIINELIEKGRGRNFVTETEILFVFPEVEDYLKGYEEFLDRLDAQGIQVIEMKEGLLGKESERKEALSRIRIFDDGKKSDVPDLAQDSIQMYLREIGKIPLLTGEEEVALAKRKERGDKDAEKKLIEANLRLVVSIAKKFVGKSLSLLDLIQEGNIGLFRAVKKFEYRKGYKFSTYATWWIRQAITRALADQSRTIRIPVHMVETINRFQQVERQLIQDLGREPLPEEIAAEMSEDLDKVRHIIKISQDTVSLETSVGEDEEDSTLEDFIEDVKNVTPDRSAALQLLRDYVKNVIKDLSPREQKILEMRFGLEDGVSHTLEEVGREFDVTRERIRQIEAKALEKIKGSVGIEKLRDY, encoded by the coding sequence ATGAACGCTTTTTACAAAAAAAGCAAAAAGAAAAACAAGGCCGGGCGCAAGCCCGTCCCGAACAAAGCCAAGAAAGCTTCCAAGCTAAAAGCAGCCGGAAGCAAACCCAAAGCTCCGCTTAAAAAGGGAGCGCGAAAGGCACCGGCCAAGCCTCAATTGGCCAGAAAGACCGCGAAAGCGGCGAGAAAAATAACAAAGCACGCGGCTCGGCCGCCCAAGGCGCAATTGCCCAGTGAGGAAATCATCAATGAACTCATTGAAAAGGGTCGGGGCCGTAATTTTGTTACTGAAACTGAGATTTTATTTGTCTTTCCCGAGGTTGAAGATTATCTCAAGGGTTACGAAGAATTTTTGGACCGGCTCGATGCCCAGGGAATTCAGGTCATTGAAATGAAAGAAGGGCTTTTGGGCAAAGAATCGGAAAGAAAGGAAGCGCTTTCCAGAATCCGTATTTTTGACGACGGTAAAAAATCCGATGTTCCGGATCTGGCCCAGGATTCGATCCAGATGTATCTTCGGGAAATTGGCAAAATACCGCTTCTCACGGGCGAAGAAGAGGTCGCGCTGGCAAAGCGCAAAGAACGCGGGGATAAAGACGCCGAAAAGAAATTAATTGAAGCCAACCTGCGCCTGGTCGTCTCCATTGCCAAAAAATTCGTGGGTAAGAGTTTGTCGCTTCTGGATCTCATCCAGGAGGGCAATATCGGCCTGTTCCGCGCGGTCAAGAAATTTGAATATCGCAAGGGTTATAAATTTTCGACCTACGCGACCTGGTGGATTCGCCAGGCGATTACGCGCGCGCTCGCCGACCAGTCGCGCACAATTAGAATTCCGGTCCACATGGTTGAAACAATTAACCGGTTCCAGCAGGTGGAGCGCCAGCTGATTCAAGATCTCGGCCGTGAACCCCTGCCCGAAGAAATTGCCGCGGAAATGAGCGAAGACCTGGACAAGGTGCGCCACATCATTAAGATTTCGCAGGATACAGTGTCACTTGAGACTTCGGTGGGCGAGGATGAAGAGGATTCAACACTTGAAGATTTTATTGAAGATGTAAAAAATGTAACGCCTGATCGTTCGGCCGCGCTGCAGCTACTCCGCGATTACGTGAAGAATGTGATTAAGGATCTGTCGCCGCGCGAGCAGAAGATTCTGGAGATGCGCTTCGGCCTGGAAGATGGCGTGTCGCATACCCTGGAAGAGGTCGGCCGCGAGTTTGACGTGACCCGCGAACGCATCCGCCAGATTGAGGCCAAGGCTTTGGAAAAGATAAAAGGCAGCGTGGGGATTGAGAAACTGCGGGATTATTGA
- a CDS encoding GerMN domain-containing protein, giving the protein MKIFYVILLLAVVSLIGCSCERAEWAPAPTAEEKGIDMPAGVTTETMTLKIFFNNSNLDPEFTCVKVFSVTREVEKTVAVGRAAIEELLKGPTEAELAEGYITNINPGVILQSLKIIDSVAYADFDETLERAVGGSCRVAAISAQIRETLMQFPTVKSVVISIDGRTEDILQP; this is encoded by the coding sequence ATGAAGATATTTTACGTAATTTTATTGCTTGCCGTGGTGAGTTTGATCGGTTGCTCGTGCGAGCGGGCGGAGTGGGCGCCGGCGCCCACGGCCGAGGAAAAGGGGATTGATATGCCAGCCGGCGTGACCACGGAAACCATGACCCTCAAGATATTTTTTAATAACAGCAATCTTGATCCCGAGTTCACCTGCGTCAAGGTTTTTTCGGTAACGCGCGAGGTGGAAAAGACGGTTGCGGTCGGACGCGCGGCGATTGAGGAACTATTGAAAGGGCCGACCGAAGCCGAGCTCGCCGAGGGGTATATCACCAACATTAATCCCGGAGTTATACTGCAAAGTTTAAAAATAATTGACAGTGTCGCGTATGCGGATTTTGACGAAACCCTGGAACGCGCGGTCGGCGGTTCATGCCGGGTCGCCGCCATTTCGGCGCAGATCCGCGAAACGCTGATGCAGTTTCCGACCGTGAAAAGCGTGGTGATTTCCATTGACGGCCGGACCGAAGATATATTACAACCTTGA
- a CDS encoding protein phosphatase 2C domain-containing protein, producing the protein MKKFSIIEPPSKEFIKIALREFGLKLEDIKNGLHPKEDFLLVSEKYPIFVVADGVTLIQYLVERKEYPNLSPAGEIARVFCEEFLKAAEDKYELFHESDIREIFQIANQAAGKYNQEHGRTKETVDYWNNDFYAATAAFAVIIDKKVYWGSIGDSYIMHFKNDGSLFFKSPDINAKVEAEAPPYVGDANDVKAKAQYVWSQKRNGVNDEGKLIGYGVVTGEEAANRYLNFGSFEVEPGDLVAVITDGFEEYMELPEFLSILSQWPHDMEECFKKFTARKATVDAPEKYGHERSLIVVSI; encoded by the coding sequence ATGAAAAAATTCAGTATCATTGAACCACCGTCAAAAGAGTTTATTAAAATCGCTCTTCGAGAATTTGGGTTAAAGCTCGAAGACATTAAGAATGGTCTTCATCCAAAAGAAGATTTTTTGCTTGTTTCCGAGAAGTATCCGATTTTTGTGGTGGCCGATGGAGTTACGCTGATCCAGTATCTGGTCGAGAGGAAAGAATATCCCAATCTGTCGCCGGCCGGGGAGATTGCGCGCGTGTTTTGCGAAGAATTTTTAAAAGCCGCGGAAGACAAATATGAGTTATTTCATGAATCTGACATTAGGGAAATTTTTCAAATAGCCAACCAGGCGGCGGGGAAGTATAATCAAGAGCACGGACGCACAAAAGAAACGGTTGATTATTGGAATAATGATTTTTACGCCGCCACAGCCGCGTTTGCGGTAATAATAGACAAAAAAGTGTACTGGGGTTCGATTGGCGATTCATATATTATGCATTTTAAAAATGACGGTTCGCTGTTTTTTAAATCACCGGATATAAATGCAAAGGTCGAGGCCGAAGCGCCGCCATATGTGGGAGATGCAAACGACGTGAAAGCCAAGGCGCAGTATGTATGGAGTCAGAAACGGAATGGAGTAAACGACGAGGGCAAGCTGATCGGTTACGGCGTGGTGACCGGCGAAGAAGCGGCCAATCGTTATCTTAATTTCGGAAGTTTCGAAGTGGAGCCGGGCGACTTGGTCGCGGTTATCACCGATGGTTTTGAGGAGTATATGGAATTGCCAGAATTTCTTTCAATTCTTAGCCAATGGCCCCACGACATGGAAGAGTGTTTTAAGAAATTCACTGCCCGAAAAGCAACGGTGGATGCTCCGGAAAAATATGGGCATGAACGGTCATTGATTGTGGTTTCGATTTAA
- a CDS encoding HAD-IB family hydrolase, with amino-acid sequence MKKVAIFDIDGTIFRSSLLIELVNEMVDEGLFPKDFRRAFENQYAAWLDRRGSYDDYINAVVSAYNNNIAGVDYARFKNVVGRVIGQMKNRVYRYTRDLVRELKSKDYFLLAISHSPMEIVQDFGNGMGFDKVYGRIYVVGDDGKFTGVMEYADLIADKAKILERAREKEDLTLEGSYGVGDSEGDISLLGAVENPVCFNPNRKLYDEAKRRGWKIVVERKDVIYEL; translated from the coding sequence ATGAAAAAAGTTGCAATATTTGATATCGACGGCACGATTTTTCGGTCCAGCCTTTTAATTGAGCTCGTAAACGAGATGGTTGACGAGGGCCTTTTTCCAAAAGATTTCCGCCGGGCGTTTGAAAACCAATATGCCGCCTGGCTGGACCGGCGGGGCTCTTACGACGATTATATCAATGCCGTGGTTTCGGCTTATAATAATAACATTGCCGGCGTGGATTACGCGCGGTTTAAAAATGTGGTTGGCCGAGTGATCGGGCAAATGAAGAATCGCGTCTATCGGTACACGCGCGATCTTGTTCGCGAATTAAAATCCAAGGATTATTTTTTACTCGCGATTTCTCATTCGCCCATGGAGATTGTGCAGGATTTTGGGAACGGCATGGGCTTTGATAAAGTCTACGGCCGGATTTACGTGGTGGGCGATGACGGAAAGTTCACCGGCGTGATGGAATATGCGGATTTGATTGCCGACAAGGCCAAGATTTTGGAGAGGGCGCGCGAGAAAGAAGATCTCACGCTCGAGGGTTCGTACGGTGTGGGCGACAGCGAGGGGGATATCAGTCTGCTTGGAGCCGTTGAAAATCCGGTTTGTTTCAATCCAAACCGCAAGCTTTATGACGAAGCAAAGCGGCGCGGTTGGAAGATCGTGGTGGAACGCAAGGATGTGATTTATGAATTATAA
- a CDS encoding nucleotidyl transferase AbiEii/AbiGii toxin family protein, translating to MSLDTVKHKNILVRILKDIYTDSTIGPLLGFKGGTAAFLFYDLNRFSVDLDFDLLEESKEDYVFEQIQKILSAYGTIKEAQTKRFNLLFLLSYDDKEIGAQNIKVEINRRNFGSRYEVKAYLGISMKVMVKEDMLAHKLCAMYERIGKTNRDIFDVYYFLHNNWPVNKEIIEGRTGTSYKDFLQKCINSLEKVSDRNILSGMGELLDEKQKAWVKSKLRAETIFLLKLALDNEK from the coding sequence ATGTCACTTGATACAGTAAAACACAAAAATATTCTCGTCAGAATTTTAAAAGACATTTACACTGATTCAACTATTGGACCGCTTTTGGGATTCAAAGGAGGTACAGCCGCCTTTCTTTTTTATGATCTCAATCGTTTTTCAGTAGACTTGGATTTTGATCTGTTGGAAGAGAGTAAGGAAGATTATGTCTTTGAACAAATTCAAAAGATTTTAAGTGCCTACGGCACCATTAAAGAAGCTCAAACGAAAAGGTTCAATCTTTTATTTTTACTTTCTTACGATGATAAGGAAATCGGTGCTCAAAATATTAAGGTGGAAATAAATCGCCGGAATTTTGGATCGAGGTATGAAGTAAAGGCATACCTTGGCATCTCTATGAAAGTCATGGTGAAGGAAGATATGTTGGCTCATAAACTTTGTGCGATGTATGAACGCATCGGTAAGACTAATCGTGATATTTTTGACGTGTATTATTTTTTGCATAATAACTGGCCGGTGAATAAAGAAATTATAGAGGGCCGAACAGGAACGTCTTATAAAGATTTTTTACAAAAATGCATTAACTCTTTGGAGAAAGTCAGTGACCGCAATATTCTTTCCGGTATGGGCGAACTTCTAGACGAGAAGCAGAAAGCTTGGGTGAAGTCGAAACTCAGAGCCGAGACGATATTTTTACTGAAGCTTGCCCTAGATAACGAAAAATAA